A genomic segment from Dermacentor silvarum isolate Dsil-2018 chromosome 11, BIME_Dsil_1.4, whole genome shotgun sequence encodes:
- the LOC125941367 gene encoding uncharacterized protein LOC125941367: MGRLCPTPKFHPAVGHVAGEANPAAGLLHGEDQNLELIGSGAQRNVFATDWPATQAPADTQACGRHGSRASGATPLGRGVPVARYDACGHRRSDNRRRVRGGADYGPEAGGHTAHLRRGLHAIHQAVQGNHGLVGGSLPRLLPLRVWPLEEQVLGAPPY; the protein is encoded by the exons ATGGGGCGGTTGTGCCCGACGCCGAAGTTTCATCCCGCCGTCGGGCACGTAG CGGGTGAGGCCAACCCAGCCGCTGGACTTTTACACGGAGAGGACCAAAACCTCGAGCTCATCGGGAGCGGGGCCCAAAGAAACGTCTTCGCAACCGATTGGCCAGCGACTCAGGCCCCAGCTGATACGCAAGCGTGTGGCCGCCACGGCTCTCGTGCCTCAGGGGCTACGCCACTGGGCCGAGGAGTTCCCGTGGCGCGGTACGATGCATGCGGCCATCGCCGTAGCGATAATCGTCGGCGTGTGCGTGGCGGCGCTGATTATGGCCCAGAGGCCGGAGGTCACACAGCCCATCTGCGACGAGGACTGCATGCTATACACCAAG CTGTTCAAGGAAACCATGGACTGGTCGGTGGATCCCTGCCAAGACTTCTACCGCTTCGTGTGTGGCCGCTTGAAGAACAAGTCCTCGGTGCGCCGCCATATTAA